A window of Sagittula sp. P11 genomic DNA:
GCGCGGTTGGCGTCGTCGTTTTCCAGGAACGGGATCAGCGAGGCCGCGACCGACACCAGCTGCTTCGGCGACACGTCGATCAGGTCGACGGTTTCCGACGGCGCCAGCGTGTAGTCGCCCGCCTGGCGGGTGTTGACCATCTCGTTGGTGAACTTGCCGTTCTCGTCCAGCGAGGCGTTGGCCTGTGCCACCGTGTGCCGCATTTCCTCGGTCGCGGACATGTAGTGGACCTCGTCGGTGACGACGCCCTCCTTCACGACACGATACGGGGTCTCGATGAAGCCGTACTTGTTCACGCGGGCAAAGGTCGCCAGCGAGTTGATCAGGCCGATGTTCGGACCTTCCGGCGTTTCGATCGGGCACATGCGGCCGTAGTGCGTCGGGTGCACGTCGCGCACCTCGAAGCCGGCACGCTCACGCGTCAGACCGCCGGGGCCAAGCGCCGAGAGGCGACGCTTGTGCGTCACTTCGGAGAGCGGGTTGGTCTGGTCCATGAACTGCGACAGCTGCGAGGAGCCGAAGAATTCGCGGACGGCAGCCGCCGCCGGCTTCGCGTTGATCAGGTCCTGCGGCATGACCGTGTCGATCTCGACCGAGGACATGCGTTCCTTGATCGCGCGCTCCATGCGGAGCAGACCGACGCGGTACTGGTTTTCCATCAGTTCGCCGACCGAACGCACACGACGGTTGCCGAGGTGGTCGATGTCGTCGATGTCGCCCTTGCCGTCACGCAGGTCCACCAGCGCCTTGATGCAGGCCACGATGTCGTCGCGGTCCAGCGTGCGCTGGGTGTCCGGCTTGTCGAGCGCGAGACGCATGTTCATCTTCACGCGGCCCACGGCGGACAGGTCGTAACGCTCGCTGTCGAAGAACAGCGTGTCGAACAGCGCCGAGGCGGCTTCGACGGTGGGCGGCTCGCCCGGGCGCATCACGCGGTAGATGTCCAGCAGCGCGGTTTCGCGGGACATGTTCTTGTCCTGCTCCATCGTGTTGCGGATGTACGGGCCGACGTTGATGTTGTCGATGTCGAGGACCGGGATCTCGGTGATGCCCGCGTCCAGCAGCTCCTTCAGGGTGCCGCCCGACACTTCACCGTCCTTGTCGACGGTCCAGGTCAGCTCGTCGCCGGCCTCGACGTAGATCGCGCCGGTGTCCTCGTTGATGATGTCCTTGGCGACGTACTTGCCGACGATGTGCTCGAACGGGACAAGCAGCTGCTTGACCTTGCCTTCGTCGATCAGCTTCTTCACCGCGCGCGGCGTCACCTTCTTGGTGGCCTCCGCGATGATCTCGCCGGTGTCGGCATCGACCAGGTCGAACGTCGGACGGGTGCCGCGCACGCGCTCAGGGAAGAACTTGGTCGCCCAGCCCTCGCCACGGCGGTACTCGAAGTTCACGGTGTTGTAGTAGGCGTCGCAGATCGCTTCCTGGTCGAGGCCAAGCGCGTACAGCAGCGTCGTCACCGGCAGCTTCCGGCGGCGGTCGATGCGCGCGAAGACGATGTCCTTGGCGTCGAACTCGAAGTCCAGCCAGGAGCCGCGGTAGGGGATGATCCGGCAGGCGAACAGCAGCTTGCCCGAGCTGTGCGTCTTGCCCTTGTCGTGGTCGAAGAACACGCCCGGCGAGCGGTGCATCTGGGATACGATCACGCGCTCGGTGCCGTTCACGATGAACGTGCCGTTCGGGGTCATCAGGGGCATGTCGCCCATGAAGACGTCCTGCTCCTTGATGTCCTTGACCGACTTGGCGCCGGTGTCCTCGTCGATATCGAACACGATCAGGCGCAGGGTGACCTTCAGCGGGGCGCTGTAGGTCATGTCGCGCTGCATGCATTCCTCGACGTCGTACTTCGGTTTCTCGAGGTCGTAGTCCACGAATTCGAGGACCGCGGTCTCGTTGAAGTCCTTGATCGGGAAGACCGACTGGAACACGCCCTTGATGCCTTCGCCGTCCATCGGCTTGGGCTGGTCGCCGGACTTCAGGAACAGCTCGTAAGACGATTTCTGAACCTCGATGAGGTTCGGCATTTCAAGAACTTCGCGGATTTTGCCGTAATAGCGGCGGAGGCGTTTCTGACCGAGGAAACTTTGCGCCATGAGGGGAGCACCCTTTCGATTTTCTCTGCCCGAACCTGCACGCTGCCGGGGCCACAGCGGCGGTTCACGTCAGTGACGGCGGGTTGACGGGTCCATTCTCGGCGCGCGTCCCACCGCGTGCCACTCGACCGGTTTCCCTGCCTTGGGAAGCCTCCCGTCTGCGCGCGGAAAACGCATGCAGACGGGGGGCTTGCCAAGACGGGCGAAGGGGGTGCCTGTTGTCCGGATGTTCTGGGGAAGACCGGATATGGGGGCTGGGGTCAGATATTCAACTGTCGTGCGCGCCCCCTGCCTCCGAAACACCTGCGACACGGGTTCGAATCGCTCGAGCCCGTGGGAGACTTCCGAATATTCGGTAAAGCGCATGCGCGCAACCCCCCTTGACCGGGGCGCGCGGTTTTATGCACTTGGAGCAGAATGACAAAAAGCGCCGGTTCCGTCAAGGAGTCATGGAAAAACAACGCTATTCCGCGGCTGGCGTGCCGCTGCCGTGCCAACTCCGCCCGAACGCACAGCAAACCCTTCACGGATCCTCAAGAAGCCGGCACGCCCTTAATCATTTCTTAACCTTCCGGCAATTAGACATGCGAACTCCGTGCGTTGCGTGGTGGGCCCATGATATACAGACTCCTGGACCGCCTGTTTCCACGGTCCTTCACGCGAAAGATCCTGTTCGTCGCCTTCATCGGAACGCACATCCCGCTTCTCGCCTTCACGGTCTTCGTCCTGCTCGGCGACAGCCCCTGGTCCGGCGACAAGACGGGTGCGCTTCTGCTGATCCTCGGGGCGACGGTCGCCGGCACCGGCCTGACGCTGGTCCTGCTGCGGCGACTGCTCGCCCCGGTCTACGAGGTGACGCGCGCGCTGGCCGCCTTCGAGGAGCGGCGCGAATTCGCGCCCCTGCCCGACCGTCACCGCGACGAGGTGGGCTTTCTCATGGTCGCCACCAACCGGGTCCTGACGGAGGCGCAGCAGCGCATCCACCGCTACCGCTCGGAGGCAGAGACCGATCCCCTGACGACGCTCCTCAACCGGCGCGGGCTGATGCGCGCGCTCGAAGGGGTGGAACAGGGGTCGATCCTCGTGCTCGACATCGACGACTTCAAGGCGATCAACGACACCCACGGCCACC
This region includes:
- the rpoB gene encoding DNA-directed RNA polymerase subunit beta; translated protein: MAQSFLGQKRLRRYYGKIREVLEMPNLIEVQKSSYELFLKSGDQPKPMDGEGIKGVFQSVFPIKDFNETAVLEFVDYDLEKPKYDVEECMQRDMTYSAPLKVTLRLIVFDIDEDTGAKSVKDIKEQDVFMGDMPLMTPNGTFIVNGTERVIVSQMHRSPGVFFDHDKGKTHSSGKLLFACRIIPYRGSWLDFEFDAKDIVFARIDRRRKLPVTTLLYALGLDQEAICDAYYNTVNFEYRRGEGWATKFFPERVRGTRPTFDLVDADTGEIIAEATKKVTPRAVKKLIDEGKVKQLLVPFEHIVGKYVAKDIINEDTGAIYVEAGDELTWTVDKDGEVSGGTLKELLDAGITEIPVLDIDNINVGPYIRNTMEQDKNMSRETALLDIYRVMRPGEPPTVEAASALFDTLFFDSERYDLSAVGRVKMNMRLALDKPDTQRTLDRDDIVACIKALVDLRDGKGDIDDIDHLGNRRVRSVGELMENQYRVGLLRMERAIKERMSSVEIDTVMPQDLINAKPAAAAVREFFGSSQLSQFMDQTNPLSEVTHKRRLSALGPGGLTRERAGFEVRDVHPTHYGRMCPIETPEGPNIGLINSLATFARVNKYGFIETPYRVVKEGVVTDEVHYMSATEEMRHTVAQANASLDENGKFTNEMVNTRQAGDYTLAPSETVDLIDVSPKQLVSVAASLIPFLENDDANRALMGSNMQRQAVPTLRAEAPLIGTGIEEVVARDSGAAVMAKRAGIIDQVDAQRIVIRATEDLELGDAGVDIYRMRKFQRSNQNTCINQKPLVKVGDTVMKGEVIADGPSTDMGELALGKNVIVAFMPWNGYNYEDSILISERIAKDDVFTSVHIEEFEVAARDTKLGPEEITRDIPNVGEEALRNLDEAGIVYIGADVEPGDILVGKITPKGESPMTPEEKLLRAIFGEKASDVRDTSLRVKPGDYGTVVEVRVFNRHGVEKDERALQIEREEIERLARDRDDELAILDRNIYARLKGMILGKTAVKGPKGVRANSEIDEELLSTLTRGQWWQLALGEEEDAKHVEALHEQYEIQKRALDARFEDKVEKVRRGDDLPPGVMKMVKVFIAVKRKLQPGDKMAGRHGNKGVVSRVVPQEDMPFLADGTPVDFCLNPLGVPSRMNVGQILETHMGWASRSLGIQVDEALQEYRRSGDLTPVRDALKIVYGDEVYEEGFADADETALVEMAGNVTRGVPIATPVFDGAKEADVNDALRRAGFDESGQSRLFDGRTGEEFARKVTVGVKYLLKLHHLVDDKIHARSTGPYSLVTQQPLGGKAQFGGQRFGEMEVWALEAYGAAYTLQEMLTVKSDDVAGRTKVYESIVKGEDNFEAGVPESFNVLVKEVRGLGLNMELLDAEEDE
- a CDS encoding GGDEF domain-containing protein translates to MIYRLLDRLFPRSFTRKILFVAFIGTHIPLLAFTVFVLLGDSPWSGDKTGALLLILGATVAGTGLTLVLLRRLLAPVYEVTRALAAFEERREFAPLPDRHRDEVGFLMVATNRVLTEAQQRIHRYRSEAETDPLTTLLNRRGLMRALEGVEQGSILVLDIDDFKAINDTHGHPIGDAVLQAVARRITTAVREKDIVARLGGEEFVVVINDPRTDPEDVADRLLTSIGSTPVAGIAVTASIGVADYRGDAQQALINADMRTYAAKRQGKNRYCIGT